CGAATCGCAATTCGAATTCGGCATGCTCGGGATGCGCGCCGAGCCAGCCTTGCGCGGCATCGATGATGCGCTGCTGCTGGCGCGGCGTCACGGCAAAGGCCGCGTCATCGAGCGTCGCGCGGGCCTTGACCTCGACGAAGGCGATCAGATTGCGTCGCCGCGCCACGATGTCGATCTCGCCATGCGGCGTGCGGTAGCGCTTGGCCAGGATCCGGTAGCCT
The DNA window shown above is from Bradyrhizobium sp. CB1650 and carries:
- a CDS encoding YraN family protein, whose protein sequence is MAKTEGAKTNGATPTEPRIASPERVAAFRTGISAESRAAAYLMAKGYRILAKRYRTPHGEIDIVARRRNLIAFVEVKARATLDDAAFAVTPRQQQRIIDAAQGWLGAHPEHAEFELRFDAMLIAPKRLPRHVLAAFDAST